The following DNA comes from Streptomyces sp. Ag109_O5-10.
AGGCCGGAGATGCCGCCCCAGGCGGTCGCGAAGTCGTTCGTCTTGAGGTCGGCCGTGGAGGGCGAGTGGTCGGTGACCACGCAGTCCACGGTGCCGTCGGCCAGCGCCTGCCAGAGCAGGTCCTGGTTGGCCGCCTCCCGGATGGGCGGGCAGCACTTGAACTCGCTGGCGCCGTCCGGGACCTCCTCCGCGGTGAGGGTGAGGTAGTGCGGGCAGGTCTCGACGGTGAGGCGGACGCCGTCCGCCTTGGCCGCCGCGATCAGCGGCAGCGCGTCTGAGGAGGACAGGTGCAGGACGTGCACGCGCGCGTGCAGGCGTTTCGCCTGGGCGATCAGCTGCGCGATCGCCGTGTCCTCCGCGTCGCGCGGGCGGGAGGCGAGGAAGTCGGCGTACTTCGGGCCGCCCTGCTGCGGGGCGGCGGCCAGGTGGCGCGGGTCCTCGGCGTGCACGATCAGCAGGCCGTCGAAGGAGGCGATCTCCGCCAGGGAGCGGGCCAGCTGCTCCTGGTCGAGGTGCGGGAACTCGTCCACGCCGGACGGCGACAGGAACGCCTTGAAGCCGAAGACGCCGGCCTCGTGCAGCGATCGGAGGTCCTTGACGTTGCCGGGCAGCGCGCCGCCCCAGAAGCCGACGTCGATGTGCGCCTTGTCGGCCGCGACCCGCTGCTTGACGCCGAGGTTCTCGACGGTCGTGGTCGGCGGCAGGGAGTTGAGCGGCATGTCGACCAGGGTGGTGATGCCGCCGGCCGCCGCCGCGCGGGTGGCGGTCCAGAAGCCCTCCCACTCGGTACGGCCGGGGTCGTTCACGTGGACGTGGGTGTCGACCAGGCCGGGCAGCAGGACGTCGTCACCGAGGTCCTCCAGGCGTGCACCCTCCGGGACGGGGGCGTCGTGGGGCAGTACGGCCGTGATCGTCCCGGCGGAGACGGCGACCGAGGCGGCCCGTGTCCCCTCCGGGGTGATGACGCGCGTCGAGCGCAGCACCAGTTCAGCGTCGGACACCCGGACCCCTCTCTCTGCCGCCGATTTACTTCCGCGAAACGGGATTTACACCCACGCAACGGAATTCAACGTTCTGTTGAAGGAGTCTTCACTCCCGCTCCCGCGCCGTCAAGGGCACACTGCATCTCAGGACGTCGACAGGCGCCCACTCTGGACGTTTCCACAAAGCGGAATTACACTTCCGGCAAGCAGAACGTAGCTATGCACAACCAGGGAGTCAACCGACTGCCGGGTAGGCTTCTGCCCTTCCGCCAGCCCCGAAAGGACCGCGCCGTGCCGACGTCCAGCGCCAGCACCCCCGACTCCGCCAAATCCGCTGGCGGCGTCCAGTCCCTGGAGCGCGCCTTCGATCTGCTGGAGCGGATGGCGGACGCGGGCGGCGAGGTGGGCCTCAGCGAGCTGTCCGCGAGCAGTGGGCTGCCGCTGCCGACGATCCACCGGCTGATGCGGACGCTGGTCGCCTGCGGCTACGTACGCCAGCAGCCGAACCGGCGGTACGCGCTCGGCCCCCGGCTGATCCGGCTCGGCGAGTCGGCGTCCCGGCTGCTCGGCACCTGGGCTCGGCCGTACCTCGCGCGACTGGTCGAGGAGACCGGGGAGACGGCGAACATGGCGCTGCTCGACGGGGACGAGATCGTGTACGTGGCACAGGTGCCGTCGAAGCATTCGATGCGGATGTTCACCGAGGTGGGGCGTCGGGTGCTGCCGCACTCCACGGGCGTGGGGAAGGCGTTGCTGGCGAACGTGCCGGACGCCGAGGTGCGGGCACTGCTGGGGCGGACCGGGATGCCGGCCGCGACCGAGAGGACGATCACCACGCCGGAGGGGTTCCTGGCCGCGCTGGCGGAGGTGCGGGAGCTCGGTTACGCCGTGGACGACAACGAGCAGGAGGTGGGGGTGCGGTGCCTGGCGGTGTCCGTGCCGGACTCGCCCACCGCGGCCGCCATTTCGATCTCCGGGCCCGCGGGGCGGGTGACGGAGGCGGCGACGGCGAAGATCGTGCCGGTGCTGCAGCAGGTGGCCGTGGAGTTGTCTCAGGCGCTGGCGAGTTCAGGGGCCTGAGAGGCGGGGGCCTGCGGGGCAGGGGCCGCTCGACCGCTGGCGGGTGCGGGTGCGCCGTGGCTGGTCGCGCGGTTCCCGCGCCCCTGACGGGGCGCTCAGCGTCTCGGCGTCTCGCCGAACAGGTCCACCGCCTGGCGTACCTCCGTCAGGCCCCGGGACAGGGCGCTCATCGAGCCGATCGCGCCCGCGATCAGTAACAGGGAGCGGCGCAGGCGGGGGATCTCCGGCATGCCGCCCGTGGCCATCGCGGCCAGGGCCGCCAGCTCGTCCT
Coding sequences within:
- the allB gene encoding allantoinase AllB, translated to MSDAELVLRSTRVITPEGTRAASVAVSAGTITAVLPHDAPVPEGARLEDLGDDVLLPGLVDTHVHVNDPGRTEWEGFWTATRAAAAGGITTLVDMPLNSLPPTTTVENLGVKQRVAADKAHIDVGFWGGALPGNVKDLRSLHEAGVFGFKAFLSPSGVDEFPHLDQEQLARSLAEIASFDGLLIVHAEDPRHLAAAPQQGGPKYADFLASRPRDAEDTAIAQLIAQAKRLHARVHVLHLSSSDALPLIAAAKADGVRLTVETCPHYLTLTAEEVPDGASEFKCCPPIREAANQDLLWQALADGTVDCVVTDHSPSTADLKTNDFATAWGGISGLQLSLAAVWTEARRRGHGLEDVVRWMSARTAALVGLDDRKGAIAAGRDADFAVLAPDETFTVDPAGLQHRNRVTAYAGKTLYGVMRSTWLRGERIVADGEFTPPKGHLLTRTP
- a CDS encoding IclR family transcriptional regulator, with translation MPTSSASTPDSAKSAGGVQSLERAFDLLERMADAGGEVGLSELSASSGLPLPTIHRLMRTLVACGYVRQQPNRRYALGPRLIRLGESASRLLGTWARPYLARLVEETGETANMALLDGDEIVYVAQVPSKHSMRMFTEVGRRVLPHSTGVGKALLANVPDAEVRALLGRTGMPAATERTITTPEGFLAALAEVRELGYAVDDNEQEVGVRCLAVSVPDSPTAAAISISGPAGRVTEAATAKIVPVLQQVAVELSQALASSGA
- a CDS encoding DUF5955 family protein, which gives rise to MTGSDEDPRVTELRTAVSRLRRELAAHPAEFPDRAIAEDELAALAAMATGGMPEIPRLRRSLLLIAGAIGSMSALSRGLTEVRQAVDLFGETPRR